AGCGCTCCTAAACTTTGATTAGCCAAAAACAGAAAATTATTATTTTTACTTTTCTTTTTCTTCTGAGGAAAAATTTGTTTAATAATTTCCTGGCGACTTTTAGGGTCGAGAAGAAATAGCGCCGCCGCTAAGGCTGCTCCTAGTCGTAACCACATAAAACCACTAACAAAAGATTGCTGTGTGTAAACCTCTTTAGTTGCTACAAAAAAAGTGGCATAGAAAAAAGCTGATAAAACAGCTAAACGCCAAGAGCGTCGCTTATATTTATTTGGATGAAAGGTTTGCCAAATCTTTTCCCAGAAAGAGGTGACGGTGGGCAAAAAAGCAATTAAAAAAGTACCAGTAATAAGTAATACTAAACCGCCAATCTGATAAATCGAAAAAGCTTCTCTAAGAAAGGCAAAACTAAACAGAGCAGTAAAGACCGGCACCAAACCACCAATAATAATAATCGTTTGACTAGCAGCGCTGCGACGCAAAGCTTCATACATAAAAAATGTCGCCGCCATAAATAAAGATCCTGAGAACACCGCTATTAATAAATTCCGCCAACCAGGGAATTCTAAAAACCAGGGAGCGGCAAGAAAAATAACTAAACTAAGAAAACAGACTAAGAAAGTGTAGGTCTTTGAACTCTTAACAACATTGTCAATCAAAAACTTGTCAGTGAGATTAACCACCGCCATTAAAAT
This window of the Candidatus Parcubacteria bacterium genome carries:
- a CDS encoding DMT family transporter (Derived by automated computational analysis using gene prediction method: Protein Homology. GO_component: GO:0005886 - plasma membrane [Evidence IEA]; GO_function: GO:0005215 - transporter activity [Evidence IEA]; GO_process: GO:0055085 - transmembrane transport [Evidence IEA]), with the protein product MTWFSVAIISYILMAVVNLTDKFLIDNVVKSSKTYTFLVCFLSLVIFLAAPWFLEFPGWRNLLIAVFSGSLFMAATFFMYEALRRSAASQTIIIIGGLVPVFTALFSFAFLREAFSIYQIGGLVLLITGTFLIAFLPTVTSFWEKIWQTFHPNKYKRRSWRLAVLSAFFYATFFVATKEVYTQQSFVSGFMWLRLGAALAAALFLLDPKSRQEIIKQIFPQKKKKSKNNNFLFLANQSLGALSSVLQNYAIFLGPVAIITALQGVQYGVLIVLSFVLGLFIKQYKEKFVWRVFWQKLIALLLISGGLYLTAFQL